A segment of the Vicinamibacterales bacterium genome:
CAGCCGGTCCCGACGCGCTTCGGCCGCGACTTTCAATTCCACCACGTATCGATGGGCGCCGCGGCGTACAACGAGGTCGGCGCCAACTCCCGGGCTTTTGCGGTGTATTCGCCACCTGGCTGCCCGGAAGAGCTCGACCAATCGCTCGAGAGCTTGCTCCTTCGCCCGGGAGGGACCGACCAGTTTTCCAGGGTTGTCTATCATGGCCATGACTCAGTGCATGGCCATGATAGCTGTCATGGCCATGACAGTCAACCTTCAAGCCCGGCCACGCCCCGCAAGTTCATCCGCCCACGGATCCTCGACGCCGCTAAGCCCTTCGATTCACAACTACGGCACAGTCCAAGCAGCGCCAGCTCCTGCAGAGTCTCGCGGAGGGCGCGGATGTTGTCGTCCGGCGTCTCGAGACGGTAGCAGCCGAGCATCTGCCGAATCGCGTCATTCATCGGACGCCTGTGGCGCAGCAAGTTCTTCGAGCACGCGGCCTTCTACGGCGGGACCGCGCTGCGCGTGTTGCGCGGCCTCGACCGCTTCTCCGAGGATCTCGACTTCTCGCTGTTGGCGCCCGACGGCGACTTCGCCCTCGCGCGATTCACCGGCCCGCTGGAAGCGGAACTCCGCGCGTTCGGGTTCGAGGTTCGCCTCGCGGAAAGAGAAGAGCGCCACGCCAGCGCCATCAAGTCGGCGTTTCTCAAGGCCGACACGCTCCGACGGTTGATCGAGATCAGGACACCGGCTGGAGTGGTTCGAACACTGCCCCGGGGCCAGGTCCTGAAGATCAGGTTGGAGATCGACACGAGCCCGCCGCCTGGCTTCGAGACCGAGGTCCGGTTCCTCCTGAATCCGATCCCGTGTCCGATGCGTGCGTTCGCGCTTCCCGACCTGTTCGCCGGCAAGATGCACGCGTTGCTCTGCCGTCGCTGGAAGGGACGCGTGAAGTGGCGCGATTGGTACGACCTGGTCTGGTTCGCAGGCCGTCACCCGGCGCTTCATCTCTCACACCTCCAGGCGAGGATGGTGCAGAGCGGCGATTGGCCGGCAGACGCCCGCCTGACGCCGGAGGCGTTCCGATCGCGGCTCGTACAGGCCATCCACTCGGTCGATCTGAACCAGGCGCGTCAGGAGGTGGCTCCGTTCGTCACCCATCCTGACGCAGTCTCCGCCTGGTCCGTTCCGTTCTTTCTCGACGTGGCGTCGCGCATCCTCATCACCGAGGGTTGACTCTTCCCTGAAACAGCTCGACGCGAAGCGTGACGCACCGTTCATGGGCGAGGCCGAGCCGAATCGCACAGAATTCGCGCCGCCGGAGAACGGCGGCCCAAGTCGCACACAAATCGCACAAATCCCCACGAACGGCGCTTCGCGCGACACAGCGGCGCCCGTCGCCGTGGTCAATGACTCTATCCAATAGAACGCTTTGGGAATGGAGCCGGCAGTCGGACTCGAACCGACGACCTGCTGATTACGAATCAGCTGCTCTACCAACTGAGCTACGCCGGCCAGGCGTGGGTCGTGCGCCACGACGCGAGCGCGTCATGACGGACAGAAAAAATAGTATAGCCCGAGCGCTGCACGTTCGCCAAGCAGATGATCCGGCGCCGCCGTCCCCCAGCCTCCGCGCCCATCCGCCTCCGCCGATCACCCGCCGAGCATCCGCCCCGCCAACCACGCGGCGCGGACGGTGTCCGCGTACGAGTTGCAACGGAACGTGTGCGTCTGCCCGGTGCGGAGGCGAACGGTGAAGTCGCGATCGGCGTCGCGGCCCTCGACAACGTGCGGCCAGCCGATGTTGAGACCCGGAGTGCCGAGATAGACAATGCGTCGGTCGGTCAGGAACAGCCGCCCACCGGCGTCGCCCGTGACATCCGGTCTCGAAGCCGTCGCAATCATGTGGCAGATGTCACCATCGACCGCGCGGTGCGTCGTCGCGACGACCGGGAGCGCGCCGCCAGCTTCGACCGATGACTTGAGCGCGGCCAGCTCGATCAAGCCCTCGACCATCTCCAGCTCGAGGTCGACATCGTCGGGAGTCAATCCCAACTCCGCCGGACGTGATCGCAGCGCCGTAAGAACGGGTGCCGCGCTGGCGGTTGCGCGCGCCGCCAGGACTTCGTCGTGGAACCGACGGACCCGCCGCTCGCGCTCGCGCGCATCGGCCCGCGCCGCCCCACCGAAGATCCTGTCGAGAACGGACATAGGAGCGCCCAAAGGAGCAGGACATTCTACTTCACAGGAGCCAGCAGCCAGGAGCCACGAGTCAGGAGTAACATCTTCAGATTCGGTACAACCCCCTTCCCTGGAGTTGACATGCTGAGACGTTGTCCGTTGCTCGTTCTTGGCGGCCTCGTGGTGATCCTGGCCGCCTCCGGCGTGTCGGTCATCGCGCAGACGCCCGCGGCGCCCAAGGCCGCTGCCCCGAAGACGGCGCAGGCACCCAAAGCGCCCGTCGCCGCCGCAAAGGACTTGCTGCCCCCGATCATCGATCGCGATCAGTTCTTCGGCGACCCCGAGATCGCCGGCGCCCAGATCTCGCCCGACGGCACGTTCATCGCTTTCATGAAGCCCTTCAAGGGCACGCGCAACCTCTGGGTGAAGCGCACCGAGGAGCCGTTCGACAAGGCCCGCCCGATCACCGCCGACACCAAGCGGCCGATCCCCGGCTACTTCTGGTCGCGCGACGCGAAGTACATCCTGTTCATCCAGGACCAGGGCGGCAACGAGAACTACAACGTCTACGCCGTCAACCCGAACGACGCGCCGGCGGCCGGCGCGGACGTGCCGACCGCACGCAACATCACCGACGCGAAGAACGTGCGGGCGCAGATCTTCGCCGTGCCGAAGAGCGATCCCGACGCCATCTACGTCGGCCTGAACGATCGCGACCCGGCATGGCACGACCTCTACAAGGTCAAGATCTCGACCGGCCAGCGCACGCTCGTCGCCAAGAACACGGAGCGGATGACCGGGGTGGTCTTCGACCTGAAAGACCAGCTCCGCCTGGTCACACGGTCCACCGAGAACGGCGACACCGAAATCCTGCGTGCCGATCCGGACAACAAGTTCTCGAAGATCTATACGTGCACGGTTTTCGAATCGTGCGGTCCGGTCCGGTTCCACAAGGACGGCCAACGCGTGTACATGGAATCGAACAAGGGCGCGGTCGATCTCGTCCGGCTCGTGCTGCTCGACGTGCAGACTGGCAAGGAAGAGCTCGTCGAAGCCGACCCGATGAACCGGGTGGACCTGGGCAGCGCGGACTTCTCCCAGAAGACGGACGAACTCATCGCGACGATCTACGTCGACGACAAGCCGCGAATCTACTGGAAGGACAAGGGCTTCGAGGCCGATTACACGCTCCTGAAGTCGAAGCTGCCGGGCAGCGAGATCGGCATGGGGTCATCCACGGCGGACGAGCGGCTCTTCATCATCAGCGCGTCGAGCGACGTGGACCCGGGTTCGACGTACTTGTTCGACCGTCAGACCAAGGCGTTGACGCTGCAGTACAAGATTCGCGAGAAGCTGCCGCGCGCCGCGCTGGCGAACATGCAGACGATGCGCTACAAGTCGTCGGACGGCCTCGAGATCCCCGCCTATCTCACGCTGCCCAAAGGCGTCCCTGCCAGGAACCTGCCGATCATCGCCTTCCCGCACGGCGGCCCATGGGGGCGCGACAATTGGGGCTACAGCAGCTTTGCGCAGTTCCTCGCGAACCGTGGCTACGCCGTGCTCCAGCCCAACTTCCGGGGCTCCACCGGCTATGGCAAGAAGTTCCTCGACGCGGGCAACAAGCAGTGGGGCGACAAGATGCAGGACGACATCACGTGGGGCGTCAAGCATCTCGTGGCCCAGGGCATCGCGGATCCGAAACGCATCGGCATCATGGGTGGCTCGTACGGCGGCTACGCGACGCTCGCAGGCGTGGCGTTCACGCCGGATGTGTACGCGGCGGCGGTCTCGATCGTCGGCCCGTCGAACCTGATCACGCTGCTCAACTCGATCCCGCCGTATTGGGAGGCGGGCCGCAAGGTGTTCTACGAGCGCATGGGCGATCCGAAGACGCCGGAGGGCAAGGCGCAGCTCGAGCGTCAGTCGCCGCTCAACTCGGCGGCGAAGATCAAGACACCGCTGATGGTCATCCAGGG
Coding sequences within it:
- a CDS encoding nucleotidyl transferase AbiEii/AbiGii toxin family protein codes for the protein MWRSKFFEHAAFYGGTALRVLRGLDRFSEDLDFSLLAPDGDFALARFTGPLEAELRAFGFEVRLAEREERHASAIKSAFLKADTLRRLIEIRTPAGVVRTLPRGQVLKIRLEIDTSPPPGFETEVRFLLNPIPCPMRAFALPDLFAGKMHALLCRRWKGRVKWRDWYDLVWFAGRHPALHLSHLQARMVQSGDWPADARLTPEAFRSRLVQAIHSVDLNQARQEVAPFVTHPDAVSAWSVPFFLDVASRILITEG
- a CDS encoding alpha/beta fold hydrolase, which gives rise to MLRRCPLLVLGGLVVILAASGVSVIAQTPAAPKAAAPKTAQAPKAPVAAAKDLLPPIIDRDQFFGDPEIAGAQISPDGTFIAFMKPFKGTRNLWVKRTEEPFDKARPITADTKRPIPGYFWSRDAKYILFIQDQGGNENYNVYAVNPNDAPAAGADVPTARNITDAKNVRAQIFAVPKSDPDAIYVGLNDRDPAWHDLYKVKISTGQRTLVAKNTERMTGVVFDLKDQLRLVTRSTENGDTEILRADPDNKFSKIYTCTVFESCGPVRFHKDGQRVYMESNKGAVDLVRLVLLDVQTGKEELVEADPMNRVDLGSADFSQKTDELIATIYVDDKPRIYWKDKGFEADYTLLKSKLPGSEIGMGSSTADERLFIISASSDVDPGSTYLFDRQTKALTLQYKIREKLPRAALANMQTMRYKSSDGLEIPAYLTLPKGVPARNLPIIAFPHGGPWGRDNWGYSSFAQFLANRGYAVLQPNFRGSTGYGKKFLDAGNKQWGDKMQDDITWGVKHLVAQGIADPKRIGIMGGSYGGYATLAGVAFTPDVYAAAVSIVGPSNLITLLNSIPPYWEAGRKVFYERMGDPKTPEGKAQLERQSPLNSAAKIKTPLMVIQGANDPRVNKRESDQIVIALRDRGFPVEYIVAPDEGHGFARPVNNMATFAAAERFLSKFLGGRYQESMTPEVTARLKELTVDPKSVVLQKPVDATTVTTPKPAVPLTPGTFNYKATIAIGGQSMEMAVTTEIKEEGDNLVAADSAKTPMGDVSDRVTLDKKTLVLLKRSISQGPVTIDIAVKDGKATGELKMSGQTRPISVDIGGDLFGDGAGSYQVIATLPLAPGYKTSFRNLDVQTQKAQVVQLEVTGSESVTVPAGTFDAFKLELTVGDGGGKTTVWVAKESRKVPKFVGVRPQMQGATITTELQK